A stretch of Lactuca sativa cultivar Salinas chromosome 6, Lsat_Salinas_v11, whole genome shotgun sequence DNA encodes these proteins:
- the LOC111878286 gene encoding serine/arginine-rich splicing factor SC35 isoform X2 → MSHFGRAGPPDITDTYSLLVLNITFRTTADDLFPLFDKYGKVVDVFIPRDRRTGDSRGFAFVRYKYADEAQKAVEKLDGRVVDGREMMVQFAKYGPNAEKIHKGRILEPVEKLKGRSRSRSPRPSSRYRDEYSHRGYRRRSRSRSRERYYGRDRDRYRSRSRSPDYHRRHRRNRYDDDYDDERSPSRSPVRSPPPRRTPSRSRSPVRGRNEKASSPGADSRSPLQRSDSDE, encoded by the exons ATGTCGCATTTTGGTAGAGCAGGCCCTCCAGATATCACAGATACCTATTCGCTTCTCGTGCTTAACATCACTTTCC gtactactGCTGATGATTTGTTCCCACTTTTTGATAAATATGGGAAAGTGGTTGATGTTTTCATCCCTAGAGATCGCAG GACTGGAGATTCTCGTGGGTTTGCTTTTGTTCGATACAAGTATGCAGATGAAGCACAAAAGGCAGTCGAAAAGCTTGATG GAAGAGTTGTTGATGGAAGAGAGATGATGGTTCAATTTGCCAAATATGGGCCAAATGCTGAAAAAAT TCACAAGGGAAGGATACTTGAACCAGTAGAAAAGCTGAAGGGTAGATCAAGGAGCCGAAGTCCAAGACCAAG TTCCAGGTATAGAGATGAATACAGCCACAGGGGCTACAGGAGGAGAAGTCGCAGCAGAAGCAGGGAGAGATATTATGGAAGGGACAGAGATCGTTACAGAAGTAGGAGTAGGAGCCCTGATTATCATAGAAGACACAGGAGGAACAGATAtgatgatgattatgatgatgagAGAAGCCCAAGTAGGTCTCCTGTAAG GTCTCCTCCTCCACGTAGGACACCTTCTAGAAGCAGAAGCCCAGTTAGAGGAAGAAATGAGAAAGCATCATCACCTGGAGCTGATTCCAGAAGCCCTTTGCAGCGTTCTGATTCcgat GAATGA
- the LOC111878286 gene encoding serine/arginine-rich splicing factor SC35 isoform X1, producing MSHFGRAGPPDITDTYSLLVLNITFRTTADDLFPLFDKYGKVVDVFIPRDRRTGDSRGFAFVRYKYADEAQKAVEKLDGRVVDGREMMVQFAKYGPNAEKIHKGRILEPVEKLKGRSRSRSPRPSSRYRDEYSHRGYRRRSRSRSRERYYGRDRDRYRSRSRSPDYHRRHRRNRYDDDYDDERSPSRSPVRSRSPPPRRTPSRSRSPVRGRNEKASSPGADSRSPLQRSDSDE from the exons ATGTCGCATTTTGGTAGAGCAGGCCCTCCAGATATCACAGATACCTATTCGCTTCTCGTGCTTAACATCACTTTCC gtactactGCTGATGATTTGTTCCCACTTTTTGATAAATATGGGAAAGTGGTTGATGTTTTCATCCCTAGAGATCGCAG GACTGGAGATTCTCGTGGGTTTGCTTTTGTTCGATACAAGTATGCAGATGAAGCACAAAAGGCAGTCGAAAAGCTTGATG GAAGAGTTGTTGATGGAAGAGAGATGATGGTTCAATTTGCCAAATATGGGCCAAATGCTGAAAAAAT TCACAAGGGAAGGATACTTGAACCAGTAGAAAAGCTGAAGGGTAGATCAAGGAGCCGAAGTCCAAGACCAAG TTCCAGGTATAGAGATGAATACAGCCACAGGGGCTACAGGAGGAGAAGTCGCAGCAGAAGCAGGGAGAGATATTATGGAAGGGACAGAGATCGTTACAGAAGTAGGAGTAGGAGCCCTGATTATCATAGAAGACACAGGAGGAACAGATAtgatgatgattatgatgatgagAGAAGCCCAAGTAGGTCTCCTGTAAG AAGCAGGTCTCCTCCTCCACGTAGGACACCTTCTAGAAGCAGAAGCCCAGTTAGAGGAAGAAATGAGAAAGCATCATCACCTGGAGCTGATTCCAGAAGCCCTTTGCAGCGTTCTGATTCcgat GAATGA
- the LOC111878286 gene encoding serine/arginine-rich splicing factor SC35 isoform X3 — protein sequence MSHFGRAGPPDITDTYSLLVLNITFRTTADDLFPLFDKYGKVVDVFIPRDRRTGDSRGFAFVRYKYADEAQKAVEKLDGRVVDGREMMVQFAKYGPNAEKIHKGRILEPVEKLKGRSRSRSPRPRYRDEYSHRGYRRRSRSRSRERYYGRDRDRYRSRSRSPDYHRRHRRNRYDDDYDDERSPSRSPVRSPPPRRTPSRSRSPVRGRNEKASSPGADSRSPLQRSDSDE from the exons ATGTCGCATTTTGGTAGAGCAGGCCCTCCAGATATCACAGATACCTATTCGCTTCTCGTGCTTAACATCACTTTCC gtactactGCTGATGATTTGTTCCCACTTTTTGATAAATATGGGAAAGTGGTTGATGTTTTCATCCCTAGAGATCGCAG GACTGGAGATTCTCGTGGGTTTGCTTTTGTTCGATACAAGTATGCAGATGAAGCACAAAAGGCAGTCGAAAAGCTTGATG GAAGAGTTGTTGATGGAAGAGAGATGATGGTTCAATTTGCCAAATATGGGCCAAATGCTGAAAAAAT TCACAAGGGAAGGATACTTGAACCAGTAGAAAAGCTGAAGGGTAGATCAAGGAGCCGAAGTCCAAGACCAAG GTATAGAGATGAATACAGCCACAGGGGCTACAGGAGGAGAAGTCGCAGCAGAAGCAGGGAGAGATATTATGGAAGGGACAGAGATCGTTACAGAAGTAGGAGTAGGAGCCCTGATTATCATAGAAGACACAGGAGGAACAGATAtgatgatgattatgatgatgagAGAAGCCCAAGTAGGTCTCCTGTAAG GTCTCCTCCTCCACGTAGGACACCTTCTAGAAGCAGAAGCCCAGTTAGAGGAAGAAATGAGAAAGCATCATCACCTGGAGCTGATTCCAGAAGCCCTTTGCAGCGTTCTGATTCcgat GAATGA